A single genomic interval of Gammaproteobacteria bacterium harbors:
- a CDS encoding thiamine pyrophosphate-binding protein, giving the protein MATIDGGTLLLRTLEALGVEHLFQVLGDPLAPIAMANLRQGPTAYNFRHEQAAAMAAQAYGYMNRRLGVALVPSGPAVTNAITGLATAWSNAWPMLLLGGASETGKRGLGDFQEMPQVQSVAPFCKWAAAVDRTERLPWFLETAAREAFSGRPGPVYLDLPSEVLSTVIEAGVALHLPSFPAIPRPGADPAQVERAAQRIARAERPLLIIGKGAAWSDAGAAARHLAEYFELPFLPSPMGKGVIPDEHPLCVGAARSTALRNADLIIMAGARFNWAFHFGLPPRVAAGVDVIHIEIAPEEIGRNIPTEFGLAGDVRAIFEQLAQAGVRHAPSPARTAWLEGLREACRKNEEALAPLIRSDAPFTNFYRLFHELGEVVGKNTVFVNDGEHTMAISRTMQVMHTARERLDAGTSGCMGVGVPYAIGAQIARPRQRVVCMNGDYSVGWNAMELETAVRHELPILFIVANNGTIRPGAMAFDNHAFTADQGVRYDMLMQSVGGHGENVRTSAELRPALERALAAGRPALLNVAIDPHVKRKPQEFDWLDRQGKAIY; this is encoded by the coding sequence ATGGCGACCATTGACGGCGGCACGCTGCTCCTGCGAACGCTCGAGGCCTTGGGTGTCGAGCATTTGTTTCAGGTCCTGGGAGACCCTCTGGCTCCAATCGCAATGGCCAACCTGCGGCAAGGTCCCACGGCCTACAACTTCCGTCACGAACAAGCGGCGGCCATGGCCGCCCAGGCCTACGGCTACATGAACCGTCGCCTGGGTGTTGCGCTCGTACCCTCGGGCCCCGCGGTCACCAATGCCATCACCGGCCTGGCCACGGCGTGGTCCAACGCCTGGCCCATGCTGCTGCTCGGTGGCGCCTCCGAAACCGGCAAGCGCGGCTTGGGCGACTTCCAGGAGATGCCCCAGGTCCAAAGCGTGGCCCCGTTCTGCAAGTGGGCGGCAGCGGTCGATCGCACCGAGCGCCTCCCCTGGTTTCTCGAAACCGCGGCACGCGAGGCCTTCAGCGGCAGGCCTGGCCCGGTCTATCTCGATTTGCCATCGGAGGTCCTGAGCACGGTGATCGAGGCGGGCGTGGCCCTACACCTGCCATCGTTTCCCGCAATACCCCGCCCCGGGGCAGACCCGGCGCAAGTCGAGCGCGCAGCCCAACGCATCGCCCGCGCCGAGCGACCGCTGCTCATCATCGGCAAAGGCGCGGCCTGGTCCGATGCCGGCGCGGCCGCCCGCCACCTGGCGGAGTATTTCGAGTTGCCCTTTTTGCCCTCGCCCATGGGCAAGGGCGTGATCCCGGACGAGCACCCGCTATGTGTGGGCGCGGCGCGCTCCACGGCACTCAGAAACGCTGACCTCATCATCATGGCGGGAGCGCGCTTCAACTGGGCCTTTCACTTCGGCCTGCCGCCCCGCGTCGCCGCGGGCGTGGACGTGATCCACATCGAGATCGCCCCCGAAGAGATCGGGCGCAACATTCCCACCGAGTTCGGCCTGGCGGGCGACGTACGCGCGATCTTCGAACAGCTCGCGCAAGCCGGCGTCAGGCACGCCCCGTCGCCCGCACGCACAGCCTGGCTCGAGGGTTTGCGCGAAGCGTGCCGGAAAAATGAAGAGGCCCTGGCCCCGCTCATCCGCTCGGACGCCCCCTTCACCAACTTCTACCGCCTGTTTCACGAGCTGGGCGAGGTGGTTGGCAAGAACACGGTCTTCGTCAACGACGGCGAGCACACCATGGCGATCTCACGCACCATGCAAGTGATGCACACTGCGCGCGAACGCCTGGACGCCGGCACCAGCGGTTGCATGGGCGTGGGCGTGCCCTATGCAATCGGCGCCCAGATTGCCCGGCCCCGACAGCGCGTGGTCTGCATGAACGGAGACTACTCGGTGGGCTGGAACGCCATGGAACTCGAAACCGCGGTGCGCCACGAACTGCCGATTCTCTTCATCGTGGCCAACAACGGCACGATCCGGCCTGGCGCCATGGCCTTCGACAACCACGCATTCACTGCCGACCAGGGCGTGCGCTACGACATGCTCATGCAGAGCGTGGGGGGTCACGGGGAAAACGTGCGGACTTCAGCAGAGCTGCGGCCGGCCCTGGAGCGCGCCCTGGCCGCGGGCAGACCAGCCCTGCTCAACGTGGCCATCGACCCTCACGTCAAGCGCAAACCCCAGGAGTTCGACTGGCTCGATCGGCAAGGCAAGGCCATCTACTGA
- the mprF gene encoding bifunctional lysylphosphatidylglycerol flippase/synthetase MprF has protein sequence MSDKSTPFVDDGVGGAAQSAMLRRVLGIALPAGFLLLSVWLAFDELRALDLHALRASIREVPAATLLLLQAGALLAVLAMGMYDLYLARVLGLNVAMGTVLRFAWVANTFNNLTGLAGLAGSGIRLLLFGRQGIAPRTLVIYSGIILLAIPTGLGLLAWPVLLLAHAQLPLPSLISLVALLAFALLPPLFLVFAGRRRLLAHWPDGARPLHFGRRAVLVLISGLDWLLAVIVAYACLRVAGVDVDPTSFVVAFVLAAALGIFSMIPGGLGVFDGLLLSALSRDGLATEPLLAGILLYRLVYYLVPWLIGIYTGAGLLVAPDHALRLSLARHWQQNTLLALVRLPLGMLSALGVRALSYLTFGAGVMLLVSAAFPTLADRLAILRDVVPLLAIETSHLLSVGVAILLIALSRGVADQVRDAYRLTQFLLLGGALFSIVKGIDFEEAISLLAVSGLLWLRRADFYRIAYPIVSLRSVYWFVALLIVLAGYLLLGSWLHGEALWHSSHWLQFAHALEAPRFQRSALFAVLVALAYLGWSFFRMPAPVLEYPDAETLDRTRELLETHGGNGFSHLVFMGDKYLFRPHNERALIQFGCIRDRLIALGDPCGDPQSCDTAILEFREFADAYDRVPVFYEVSEQNIHRYHDHGFSLFKLGEQAVVRIENFTLAGKRGEALRHGVNRAKREFASFAMLAHPLDESTWVELQQISDQWLSERDSAEKGFSLGSFDRGYLERAPIAAVYHQERIVAFASLMPGYRDLRELSVDLMRHGALAPPGTMDFLFVSLIEYARETGYREFNLGMAPLSGVGTTRFARADERIARLAYEYGNRLYNYKGLRGFKEKFHPEWRGTYLAYPAFTPLPGLLIDTAALVAGGYRRILFKP, from the coding sequence ATGTCGGATAAATCCACTCCCTTCGTTGACGATGGCGTTGGCGGCGCCGCGCAATCCGCCATGCTGCGCCGGGTGCTGGGTATCGCGCTGCCGGCGGGGTTTCTGCTCCTGTCGGTCTGGCTCGCCTTTGACGAACTGCGCGCTCTGGATCTGCACGCCCTGCGTGCGAGTATCCGGGAAGTACCGGCAGCCACCCTGTTGCTGCTGCAGGCGGGCGCGCTGTTGGCGGTGCTGGCCATGGGAATGTATGACCTGTATCTCGCCCGGGTACTTGGTCTGAATGTTGCGATGGGCACGGTCCTGCGCTTCGCCTGGGTTGCCAATACGTTCAACAACCTGACCGGCCTTGCCGGGCTCGCGGGATCGGGTATCCGCCTGCTGCTGTTCGGCCGTCAGGGCATAGCACCACGCACGCTGGTGATCTACAGCGGAATCATCCTGCTTGCGATACCCACCGGTCTCGGTCTGCTGGCATGGCCGGTATTGCTGCTGGCGCATGCGCAGCTGCCGCTGCCGTCGCTGATCAGCCTTGTGGCATTGCTGGCGTTTGCGCTGCTGCCACCACTGTTTCTGGTTTTCGCGGGGCGGCGCAGGCTGCTCGCGCACTGGCCGGATGGCGCGCGGCCACTGCATTTCGGCAGGCGCGCGGTGCTGGTCCTGATTTCGGGACTCGACTGGCTGCTGGCAGTGATCGTTGCCTACGCCTGCCTGCGGGTCGCGGGAGTGGACGTGGACCCCACGAGTTTCGTGGTGGCATTCGTGCTGGCGGCGGCCCTGGGTATCTTCAGCATGATTCCGGGCGGACTCGGGGTGTTCGACGGATTGCTGCTGAGCGCGTTGTCGCGCGATGGGCTTGCAACCGAACCCCTGCTGGCGGGTATCCTGCTGTACCGGCTGGTTTATTACCTCGTCCCTTGGCTGATCGGCATCTATACCGGTGCCGGATTGCTGGTAGCACCCGATCATGCGTTGCGCCTGAGTCTTGCGCGCCACTGGCAGCAAAACACCCTGCTGGCGCTGGTTCGCCTGCCGCTCGGCATGTTGTCGGCGCTCGGGGTGCGTGCACTTTCCTACCTAACGTTTGGCGCCGGCGTGATGCTGCTGGTGTCGGCCGCGTTCCCGACCCTTGCGGACCGGCTGGCGATTCTGCGTGATGTGGTGCCGCTGCTCGCGATCGAGACCTCGCATCTGCTGTCGGTGGGTGTCGCGATCCTGCTGATCGCGCTGTCGCGGGGCGTTGCCGATCAGGTGCGCGATGCCTATCGGCTCACCCAGTTCCTGCTCCTTGGAGGTGCGCTGTTCAGCATCGTGAAGGGTATCGACTTCGAGGAGGCGATTTCCCTGCTGGCCGTGTCGGGCCTGCTGTGGCTGCGGCGCGCGGACTTTTATCGTATCGCCTACCCTATCGTCAGCTTGCGCAGCGTCTACTGGTTCGTCGCCCTGCTGATCGTGCTCGCCGGTTATCTGTTGCTCGGTTCCTGGCTGCATGGTGAGGCGCTGTGGCACAGCTCTCACTGGCTGCAATTTGCCCATGCGCTCGAGGCGCCGCGTTTCCAGCGCTCGGCGCTGTTTGCGGTGCTGGTGGCGCTGGCCTACCTGGGATGGAGCTTTTTTCGCATGCCCGCGCCGGTGCTCGAATACCCGGACGCGGAAACGCTGGACCGGACCAGGGAACTGCTCGAAACCCATGGCGGAAACGGCTTCTCGCACCTGGTTTTCATGGGCGACAAATACCTGTTCCGGCCACACAACGAACGGGCCCTGATCCAGTTCGGCTGTATCCGCGATCGGTTGATCGCGCTGGGCGATCCCTGTGGCGATCCGCAGAGTTGCGATACCGCGATACTGGAGTTCCGCGAGTTTGCCGATGCGTATGACCGGGTGCCGGTATTTTATGAAGTCAGCGAACAGAATATCCATCGCTACCATGATCATGGCTTCTCGCTGTTCAAGCTCGGCGAGCAGGCGGTGGTGCGCATCGAGAACTTCACGCTGGCGGGAAAGCGCGGCGAGGCACTGCGCCATGGCGTCAACCGCGCCAAGCGCGAGTTCGCGAGTTTTGCGATGCTCGCACATCCGCTGGATGAATCGACCTGGGTCGAACTGCAGCAGATTTCGGATCAATGGTTGTCGGAACGCGACTCCGCCGAGAAGGGGTTTTCGCTGGGAAGCTTTGACCGTGGCTATCTCGAACGCGCACCGATAGCGGCGGTGTATCACCAGGAGCGAATTGTTGCGTTTGCCAGTCTCATGCCAGGCTACCGCGATCTAAGGGAGCTCAGCGTCGACCTGATGCGTCATGGTGCGCTGGCCCCTCCGGGTACCATGGATTTCCTCTTTGTGTCGCTGATCGAGTATGCGCGGGAAACAGGGTATCGCGAATTCAATCTCGGCATGGCGCCGCTCAGCGGTGTCGGTACCACGCGTTTCGCGCGCGCCGACGAGCGCATTGCGCGCCTTGCCTATGAATACGGAAATCGCCTGTACAATTACAAGGGGCTGCGCGGTTTCAAGGAAAAATTTCATCCCGAGTGGCGCGGCACCTACCTGGCCTATCCCGCGTTTACGCCGCTGCCGGGCTTGCTGATCGATACCGCGGCGCTGGTGGCGGGCGGTTACCGGCGCATATTGTTCAAGCCCTGA
- a CDS encoding CoA transferase translates to MGRPLEGIRVLDLTWAQQGPYATVMLSDMGAEVIKVEPREGELGRKVVAGAYPQPAPYFVAHDRGKRGVTLDIRKPEGRAVILRFVKEADVIVHNMRPGVMEKLGLAYSDVRAVNPRIIYASASSFGPLGEMAALPGFDIIGQAMGGIMSKTGAHDGPPMPAGAAISDQVGALYLCSGILAGLVKVARTGEGEQVDVSLYGAQIGLQAWEITEQSIVGKNHGRAGMGHPIVSALSLWSSYATSDGAIVLGGVDSKRFQGLCAVVELPELAAAYADEITRALNITRVREAISEKFRGRSTRYWLDALRSVDVIVAPVQSYDDIINDPQAWVNGYLTTLNHPVHGKVKVVGCPIQFGREPTEPQGPPPELGQDTETCLMELGYSWDEIEALRANEVT, encoded by the coding sequence ATGGGACGACCGCTCGAAGGGATACGCGTACTGGATCTCACCTGGGCTCAGCAAGGGCCCTATGCCACGGTAATGCTCTCGGACATGGGGGCGGAGGTCATCAAGGTGGAGCCGCGCGAAGGGGAATTGGGTCGCAAGGTCGTAGCCGGCGCCTATCCCCAGCCGGCGCCCTATTTCGTCGCCCATGACAGGGGCAAGCGGGGCGTGACCCTGGACATCCGCAAGCCCGAAGGACGCGCGGTGATTCTGCGCTTCGTCAAGGAGGCGGACGTGATCGTGCACAACATGCGTCCCGGTGTCATGGAGAAGCTGGGGCTCGCCTACAGCGACGTGCGCGCCGTGAACCCCAGGATCATCTACGCCAGTGCGTCGTCCTTTGGTCCCCTGGGCGAGATGGCGGCGCTGCCCGGCTTCGACATCATCGGCCAGGCCATGGGTGGGATCATGAGCAAGACCGGCGCGCACGACGGCCCGCCGATGCCTGCCGGTGCGGCGATCAGTGACCAGGTCGGTGCGCTCTACCTGTGCAGCGGCATCCTCGCGGGCCTGGTCAAGGTGGCGCGCACAGGAGAGGGCGAGCAAGTGGACGTTTCGCTCTACGGCGCCCAGATCGGTCTGCAAGCCTGGGAAATCACCGAACAATCCATTGTTGGGAAGAATCACGGTCGGGCGGGAATGGGCCACCCGATCGTCTCCGCCCTGAGCTTGTGGTCGAGTTATGCCACGAGTGACGGTGCCATCGTGCTGGGCGGCGTGGACTCCAAGCGCTTCCAGGGTTTGTGCGCGGTGGTGGAGTTGCCGGAGCTGGCGGCAGCGTATGCCGACGAGATCACGCGGGCGCTCAATATCACCAGGGTACGCGAAGCGATCAGCGAGAAATTTCGCGGGCGCTCGACCCGGTACTGGTTGGATGCGCTGCGTTCGGTCGATGTGATCGTGGCCCCCGTGCAGAGCTATGACGATATCATCAATGATCCTCAGGCCTGGGTGAATGGCTACCTGACCACCCTGAATCATCCCGTGCACGGCAAGGTGAAAGTGGTGGGTTGTCCCATTCAGTTTGGACGCGAGCCGACCGAGCCGCAGGGGCCGCCGCCTGAACTGGGCCAGGATACGGAAACCTGCCTGATGGAGCTCGGCTACAGCTGGGACGAAATCGAGGCGTTGCGCGCGAACGAGGTGACTTGA